AACACTTCTGGTTTCATCAGCACGATGAATTTTTCAAAATAACCCCACATTTCCATTGAGTAATCGGTCTTGTCTTCAATCGGGTAGCCAAGGCCTTCCATGACAAAGCGGGCCAGGTCTGTGACGTGTAAACCGAGCTTATTTTTATCATTGGAGTCACGAAGCTGAACCTGACAGCATGGACATAGCGCCACGACTGTATCCGCTTTGACATCGACTGCCTCTTGCAGGCGCATTCCGCCTAATTTGGGAGCGACTGGCGTTTCGCCGATTAGGGTCAGCACCGAGCCACAGCAGTAGCCTTGCTCTCGATTGTGTTCCATTTCGACGAGGTCCACACCCGGAATCGCTTTAAGAAGGTCCCGAGGCGGTTCATAAATTCCTTGTGCTCGCCCGGCGTGGCACGAGTCGTGGAAGGTAATTCGCTTATTAATTTCATTGTTGAACTCAAGCTTGCCGTCCTTGATCGCCTCAGCCGCGATTTCCGAGTAATGCTTTACTTCAAAGTCGTATTCTATTCCTTTCTTTGCAGCGAGCTCGGCATATAATTCCTTCCAAACTAAGCCACATGCTGGACAGGAGGTCACGATCGTTTTCGCACCGCGCTTTTTCGCTTCCGCTACATTGTGCTCAAAAATTTCCTCGAATACATCCCATTTTCCAGATACCTTCATTGGGATTCCGCAGCATGCCTCGTCGTTACCCATATAGGTAAAATCAACCCCGGCTGCGTCCAATAACCGTACCGATGCTTCGGCCACATCGGTATTGACGAAGGAAGCTGTACAGCCAGCAAAATAGAGGACCTCGCCCTTATCCTTGATTTTCGCCTTAATATCTTCAGGCACCCAGTCTGCTCGTTTTTCCTTTTTGCCAGCCCAAATATTTCGTTCGCCCCTAAGGGATGCAGCCATCATTTCAAACGGTGGGAACGTCATCTGTTTATCCTCATTTATCAGTGTGCCGCGCAAATCCATCCAGTTATGTTCCACTGGAATATCCAACTGGCAGCGTGTGTTGCACACTTCACAGGTTGTACAAAGTAGGAAGTTCTTCACCGTATCTGGATTGAATTTTTCCCGTCCAGCAATGACTTCCCGGAGATAATGATATTTTCCTCGTGGTGATTGTGATTCCCAGCCTCGTCCGGCAAATTGCTCGCAGGATGAAACACAATAGCCGCAGCGCGAACAAGCTGTTGCATAATAGGCAACATCACCTGGGATTCCTTTTTTCTTTCCTTCGCGCACAGCTTCGCCAAATGGCGCGGTTGCGGCGTTGGCGAACGGTCGGATGAGTGGCTCCAATGTAGAGGCGGTGCCCATCACAGTGTCAATCATGCCGCTGCCTATTACCTTATTTGGGTTCAACAAGCCTTTCGGGTCGATCTTTGCTTTATACGATTTTATTTGTGCATAACGATCGGTACCGAACACACTTTTCGCTTCGCGGCGGAAATAAAGTCCCGGTCGCATAAGCCGAACCACCGTGCTTTTTCGCGATTTCGATGACCGAAAGAGACAAGGCAAAGGCCATATTAAACGCAAAGGTTCGTTCATCATGTGGAATGAATCCTAATAGAATAACCTTTTCACCCTTGGCGGCCATCCCTTCAAGCACAAAGGAGTGTTTGATTTTTGTATCAATTTCATTGAGGACCGCTGCCAAGCTTCTTAATGGGACAACCACCTCGGTTGGAATGATAGAAGGTCCGATTCGTTTAAACCGCATTGGTCTAAATCGTTCCTTCCACTCATGCTGAGCCGCCTGTTCAGAAAGCTCCGTCCCTCTATGTTGAACGATGATTCGTTCTAGGTCACGATCGATTGCTCCATGTCTTGATTCTGGATAAGCGATAAGCATGACAAAGGTTTCAGGTAAATCGGGCTCAGGCTGGCGTTTTTCCTCTTCATAAGCGTGCCCATGACGATGTGGTAGCTTCTTCTTTAATTTCATCGACTCTGGATTTAAAAAGGTAATCGACCAAATTGGTAATTTTGCTTCATAGATCGCCGTTAAGGCAGCGCCGAGCTCTTCGTTAGTTTGAAAAGAAATTAAGCGATGGATTTCTGGTTCCAGTTCTCTAACCTTCATTGTGATTTCCGTAATAATGCCGGTAATACCTTCTAAATCAGCAATATAAAGCTTAAGCTCTTCACCTGAAAACGTTTTGGATTGTCCGTCTGGTAAAATAACCTTCGCCGCTGTTACATTTTCCTTAAAAACCCCATATTCATAGCCACCGAATCCTGTGCCACCTTGGGCTAACAAGCCACCGACAGTTGAAGAGGGCAGGGAGGAAGGATACAAAATGAGGTCCAGATCTTCTTTGTTCAGCTGCCTTTGCAGCTGCTCCCAAATGATGCCGGCCTCCACTGTAACAGTGAGGTTCGATTTGTCGATGGAAATAATCTTGTTCATTCCCGAAATGTCCACGACGATGGCTCCTTCCTCTGGTAGGACTCCACCAAACCCGGATGTAGACATACCACGAGGAACGAGTTTTATATTTTCGTTGTGCGCTAGTTTAACTAACTCGCTAATTTGTTGTCCATCCTTTGGACGAACGACTGCGCCAGGAATTCCAACCGGGAGGAAGGGTTTGACCAAGCCCGGCAAAGCGCCAACGTCAAAAGAATACATTTTCCGTTCCACTCGATCCGTCCGCACTCTGTCCTGGAACAAATCTACTAATTGCTTCTCTACCTTTTCACCTATTGTTACCATTGTAATTCCCTCCGAAAAAACGATAATTTGTACTACCCTAAAGCTGAAAATCGAAAAAGGATAAATGATATGTTGATATATAAACTTACAGCTTAAGTATCGTTAATCGACAGGTGTGAACTCTGTGATAATGTCACAAACCAAGAGTCAATATGTTACGGATTTATTACAGTTGGAGAAGCAAGGGGGGATGAGTTAAAAGAGGGTTTTGGGATTGATCCGTCCTAGTTATTGGTATTACTCCTTTTGGAATGGCAGGTGATCCTAGACTGATGATCTTAAATTACAACCGGATAAGAATTGATCAAGCCCCGTTTCATGTTTTTAGGGGCAATCTCTTGCTTGTTCTTTTGTCTTGATCGTTAAAGTCATTGTGACACTTAGCTTTTCATACACTATTTTTACAAAGAAGGATTTACTGGTTTAACAAGGAAGTCATATGTACCTAAAGCCCTGCAAGCAATAGTACAGCACCCAAAAGCCGATTCAATATTCATATTTGAATCGGCAATTTATTTATCTATTCATTAAACTTGGGCCCAATCAAATCAATCCGATTCGTCTATATTCCTTCTTATATTGTGGGTGTTAAATCCTAAGGAAACAGAGGGAAAGTTCATGCGTTTTCTTAATTAATGATATTAGCATATCAATTAAGAGGGTTGAGATTTAAATAATCGTGTTACTGAGGGATGGAATTTTCAGCGTTGATGTAGCCTGCACCATAGATGTTGTTGTTGTGAGCCTCATCGTTCCATAGGTCTGTACCTTTGATTAACATCTCTTTTATTTGTTTTGGTGATAGGTTTGGATCTTTTTCTTTGAAGAGTGCACAGATTCCAGCACAAATTGGGGTGGCCATTGAGGTACCTGATAGAACGGTATAATCATTGCCGACACGTCTGCTTTTTTGTAGTTTATCTAAGTAAGAGTTTGGCGAGCGCAATGAAACAATGTTGACTCCAGGTGCTAGAAGGTCTGGTTTTTCAAGACCATATAGAGTCGGGCCACGACTAGAAAATTCAGCAACTGTGTCATCCGTTCTTTCGACCGTATCACGGTCATCTAGAGCCCCAACCGTAATAACTTCATTGCTTACGCCAGGACTGGCAATCGTCCCTCCATTTGGTCCTTCGTTTCCTGCTGCAACACAAACCACAATTCCTGCATTCCAAGCTGACTCTACGATTTGCACCATTGGGTCACGGTCATCTGTTCCATAGTTTTGCGCAGTACTACCTAGCGACATACTAATAATATCGATTTTATCAGTATTATTTTCATTGTACTGAATACACCACTCGACCCCTCGCATGACGGTCTCAAGAGAACCGGACCCTAGTTTGTCCAATACCTTAACTCCTACTAGATTGGCAGCCGATGCAGGACCAGTATACTCTGGCGAAGCAGAAGCAGCGCAACCAGCACAGTGCGTCCCATGACCATTGTCGTCATAGGCTTCCTGTTCGTTATTTACGAAATCCACAAATTCTGTAATTCGATCGCCAAGGTCAGGGTGTTGATATATCCCTGTGTCAATAATCGCAATCTTCACACCATTGCCTGTCAACTCTTTGCCACCTCTAACGACATGCTTCGCGTTGGCGGAAGGTACTGCTACATTTAGTAAAGCCTTCACTTCACTGTTTAAATAGATTCTATTAATATGTTGGCAGCCTGAGAGAATTTCTTCTAACCCATTTGGAGTCACGTTTGCACTAATGCTGGAAATTCTGGAGAATCGATATCGAACCTTATTTCTCATGTGTTGCTTCATCACACCTTCTACTTCTTGACAGCCGGTATCATAGCAACCCTTTTTAAACTCAATAATAACCGAGAATCTTTTAGTCTTTTTTATAGTTCCTTCAAAAAACTTATGCAAAAAGCACGGTGTCCACTTGAAGGGTCTATAGAGATTTAACAGCTCCTCCCGCAACGGGCGCTCCAGTTTATTAGCATGAGCTCGTACCATTTGAACCATTGAATAACCAAACAAATTATTATCTCCTCCTTTCATAGTTAATAAACAATCTATGAAGGTAGAAAGAATATGGCTTGAGCGCTTGTCCTATTTATAGAAAAAAGGCTTAAGCAGGAAGGCGGTTCTTATAGGGATCAATCGGAAGTTTTACGAAAAAAAGACAAGACTAGTGGAGAAGAATGAAGTCATGGTCCCCGGTCTATGGGGATTTAATATTTTATTTTCTTCTTTCGGCGCATCATTCTGTTTTCTAGTGGACAATGATTCTATCCATCCCTTATAGTTATCATCATAATAAGGATGGGGGAGGGAGTACGATGTATTTAATGGATTATCATCACCACACAAATCATTCTTTTGACTCCAATGCAAAAATGGAGGATGTATGTATCCAAGCAATCAAACGTGGGATAAAGGAAATTTGTTTTACAGAGCACTTCTCCGTTAATCCACTTGCATCAACATTTGGACATATGAATTTTGATCGTTATTTTCTAGATATAACAAATTGTCGAGAAAAATTTGGCTCACTCCTAAATATTAAGGTAGGCATTGAGCTGTGTGAGCCCCACCTGTTAATGGAGCAGTATCAGGACGAAATTGGCCCACTCGATTTAGATTTTATTTTGGGTTCCGTACATAATATCGATAATCGCAAACTTCGACTTGTTCTTCAAGAGCATCAGCATCACGCCTATCAACTCTATTTTGAAGTGCTATATAAATTAGTAAGTTTAGCAGATATTGATGTCCTTGCTCATTTAGATTTAATGAAACGCTATGCGCATAAAGAATTCGGGTTGTATCATTTTCCCGACTATGAGGAAGGCATCCGTGAAATTTTGAGAAAAGCGATACAGCGAAATATCGGGATAGAAATCAACACATCTGGACTTCGGTCTGATTTAGGTCAGCCCCTGCCTTCGTTTGAAATTATCAAGCTGTATAAGGAATTAGGGGAGAGATCTTAACCATCGGCTCAGACTCTCACAAAGCCGAAACCGTTGGAGCGGGAATTCAAGACGCCTACGCAATAGCTTTAGAATCTGGATTTACTCATATATTCAAATTTGATAAACGGAAGGCAATTGCGGTGAAAATATAAGGAAGTTCTCTAATG
The DNA window shown above is from Bacillus sp. T3 and carries:
- a CDS encoding S8 family peptidase, which encodes MFGYSMVQMVRAHANKLERPLREELLNLYRPFKWTPCFLHKFFEGTIKKTKRFSVIIEFKKGCYDTGCQEVEGVMKQHMRNKVRYRFSRISSISANVTPNGLEEILSGCQHINRIYLNSEVKALLNVAVPSANAKHVVRGGKELTGNGVKIAIIDTGIYQHPDLGDRITEFVDFVNNEQEAYDDNGHGTHCAGCAASASPEYTGPASAANLVGVKVLDKLGSGSLETVMRGVEWCIQYNENNTDKIDIISMSLGSTAQNYGTDDRDPMVQIVESAWNAGIVVCVAAGNEGPNGGTIASPGVSNEVITVGALDDRDTVERTDDTVAEFSSRGPTLYGLEKPDLLAPGVNIVSLRSPNSYLDKLQKSRRVGNDYTVLSGTSMATPICAGICALFKEKDPNLSPKQIKEMLIKGTDLWNDEAHNNNIYGAGYINAENSIPQ
- a CDS encoding (Fe-S)-binding protein, whose translation is MREGKKKGIPGDVAYYATACSRCGYCVSSCEQFAGRGWESQSPRGKYHYLREVIAGREKFNPDTVKNFLLCTTCEVCNTRCQLDIPVEHNWMDLRGTLINEDKQMTFPPFEMMAASLRGERNIWAGKKEKRADWVPEDIKAKIKDKGEVLYFAGCTASFVNTDVAEASVRLLDAAGVDFTYMGNDEACCGIPMKVSGKWDVFEEIFEHNVAEAKKRGAKTIVTSCPACGLVWKELYAELAAKKGIEYDFEVKHYSEIAAEAIKDGKLEFNNEINKRITFHDSCHAGRAQGIYEPPRDLLKAIPGVDLVEMEHNREQGYCCGSVLTLIGETPVAPKLGGMRLQEAVDVKADTVVALCPCCQVQLRDSNDKNKLGLHVTDLARFVMEGLGYPIEDKTDYSMEMWGYFEKFIVLMKPEVLADIMATLFKPMMENMPPGMVTMMKAMKHTPGGLNLMEKMMPTLMPKLVPDIMPKVMPDMLREVSLRVGPLPEDMEQLMPDLLPKTMDALMPNMLPLIIPHITPRMIEYIKNKL
- a CDS encoding histidinol-phosphatase HisJ family protein; translation: MYLMDYHHHTNHSFDSNAKMEDVCIQAIKRGIKEICFTEHFSVNPLASTFGHMNFDRYFLDITNCREKFGSLLNIKVGIELCEPHLLMEQYQDEIGPLDLDFILGSVHNIDNRKLRLVLQEHQHHAYQLYFEVLYKLVSLADIDVLAHLDLMKRYAHKEFGLYHFPDYEEGIREILRKAIQRNIGIEINTSGLRSDLGQPLPSFEIIKLYKELGERS
- a CDS encoding FAD-binding oxidoreductase, yielding MVTIGEKVEKQLVDLFQDRVRTDRVERKMYSFDVGALPGLVKPFLPVGIPGAVVRPKDGQQISELVKLAHNENIKLVPRGMSTSGFGGVLPEEGAIVVDISGMNKIISIDKSNLTVTVEAGIIWEQLQRQLNKEDLDLILYPSSLPSSTVGGLLAQGGTGFGGYEYGVFKENVTAAKVILPDGQSKTFSGEELKLYIADLEGITGIITEITMKVRELEPEIHRLISFQTNEELGAALTAIYEAKLPIWSITFLNPESMKLKKKLPHRHGHAYEEEKRQPEPDLPETFVMLIAYPESRHGAIDRDLERIIVQHRGTELSEQAAQHEWKERFRPMRFKRIGPSIIPTEVVVPLRSLAAVLNEIDTKIKHSFVLEGMAAKGEKVILLGFIPHDERTFAFNMAFALSLSVIEIAKKHGGSAYATGTLFPPRSEKCVRYRSLCTNKIV